The Zingiber officinale cultivar Zhangliang chromosome 2A, Zo_v1.1, whole genome shotgun sequence genomic sequence gggtggggcccttcatcatcaccgcatcataaGTCTCTCCCTCAATTCTAGTCGAAGGAgtttgtaagtccgactgactggataatTGTCTGAGTAGATTTCCTTCCGATCGACCTTTGACACTATGTGGTTGCTGATCGAGATGCGATTGTTCCTTGTCGATCGACCTATTGAAGCTTGTCGTTCGGTCAAAGGTATGCTCCCTCAATCCGATCGACACCACGAATGTTTGTAATTGTAAATCTTTGCTTGGACTGTCTTGGGCGAGCGCAAGCAGGGCTTACATCACCCAGATTTATGGGAAATCGTGCAAATCTCCatgcattaaggctgagcatgctcCCATGCCTTCATTAAATGTTGACCTGTGGCAATGCGCCACGTGTCACGCTCGCTGTCGTCGCACGCCTGACGTGATAAGGTATTAATGTGACGTTTGGCGGTTTGGATTCAATGGCCTGATCTTTGCCTGGGTTTCTGCAACCTAGATCGGACGACTTCGATCGGTCAACCCCCAGGCTTATAAGCCCGTGCGTGTCGCCGCCTTTGTGCATTTCGCCTTCGTGCTCTTTGGTGCTGCCTGCTTCGTGCTCCGGTGACATTCCCCTACTGCTCCTCCGGTGACCTTCCCCCATCAGCCTTTCTCTGTCAACCTTTTGCTCGTAAGCTTCCTTCCTATCGCACTGGCCTCCGAGTTTTTTCGTCTTCCAATGTCTGCTCTTCCTTGTTCTCGAGTTTTTTGTCATCTCAGTGTTCCGACGACCATTCTGCCACTCCATTCCTTCTCCTTTTTTCTTGTTTTACAATGGCAAGTTTATCGCAACCTCCCACCGACATCTCAGGGCCCTGGTACACTTCTACCAAGTCCCGGTTCGACACCGGTGGCGCTGAGAGTCTAAAAACCGCTTTTGAGCTTCCTTCTGAATATGAAGTCATCATTCCCTCTCCTTCCGATCGATCGAATTATCCACTGCCCGGCTGTATCACCTTCTTTCGAGATCATTTTACAGTCGGTCTACGATTTTCCATCCACCTCTTCTTTTCTTTCATATGTAAATATTTCCGACTCTCCTTCCATCAGCTATTGTCGAACTCCTTTTATTACTGTGCATAATAAGTCTTTTAATAAATAGCATATTTATCTACATCTTTTGATAAAATGCCCTTGTTTATTAGGTTTCACCACGTTGTCTAGCAATagattagggtttttttttttaaatagacagattttttattaaaagatcTATTCGTATTCAAAAATTTTGCGGGCATAGATATAATAAACTTAGACGAGGATATGTTCTTCTTTTAATAAATAAGTCTgtctatttaaaaaataattaattaccgTGCGCCGAAAACAGTCTAGCGCAGTCGCCGGCCACTCGTCGGCCGCCAGCACAGTATGCAGGCATCCTCTCAGACGTTGATCACTGCACGCCAATGTCGGTCGCAGCGCGCAGCGGTCGGTAGTCGCCCGTAGACGTAGATGCGAACGCAATCCTCTTCTGACCGCTCCAAGCCTACAGACAGCAGCACAATCCTCTTCTAATCGCCGGTTCACATTGTCTGGCCGCGGACGCCGACACAGTCTGCTTCTAACCATCGGAGATCTCCGGGAGGGAGGGTAAAGTTGCGTTTTTGACCTGCGATTCTGCGAAGTTGTTGAtcctttcttttttatttaatgggAAATTGAGTTTGAGGTTGTGCGGGTGATCCGATGCTCCTCTGGTCAAATCTTGTGCATCTCTTGAGCACATGCCGCGACACCCAAACGCTGCTCCGAATCCACGCCCGCATGGCCGTCGAAGGCTGCTTGTCCCGTCCTCACTCTGCCGCCCACTTGATCGCCGCCTATGCTCGCCTCGGTGACGCCACCACCGCCGAGTCAGTCCTCCTCGCCGCCGCCTCCCTCCCCAACATTTCCACCTGGAACGCCCTCATCGTCGCGCACTCCCGGAGCGACTCCCCGCGCCAGGTCCTCCGCCTGTACCGCCTCTTAGTCTCCGCCAGCCACCCGCGGCCGGATAGCTCCACGCTCACTGTCGCCCTTAAGGCTTGCGCGCAGTTAATGGATCTCAGAACCGGGCAAGAGATTGTGGCCCATTCTTCCCACCTTGGCTACATCCACGACGTCTTTGTTTGTTCTTCGGTGCTCAATTTGTATATGAAATGCGGGAAGATGAACCATGCCGCGAAGTTGTTTGACGTAATGCCTAAGAAGGATCTCGTTTCTTGGACCACAATGATCACTGGGTTCGCAAATGCAGGGAATCCTGTCGTCGCAATTGGGTTCTACAGGAGAATGCTAGAGGAAGGTCTTGAGGGGGATGGGATTGTTATGGTCAGCCTGTTACAGGCCTGTGCTGCTTTCGGCGACATGGCGATCGGCAAGTCGGTTCACGGGCATATATTACGCCATCACCTCCAAATGAATGTTGTCATTGGCACTAGCCTTGTGGACATGTATGCAAAGAATGGGTTCCTGAAACTAGCTCAGTTCGTCTTTGACAGGATTTCTTGTAGAAATGTTGTCTCATGGAGCGCCTTGATATCAGGCTATGCTCAAAATGGTTTGGCCAGTGAGGCACTGCAGATGCTGATCAAAATGCAGGAATTTGGGTTGTGCCCTGACTCTGTTGCACTTGTGAGTGCTATTTTGGCTTGTTCACATATTGGGTTTCTGAAGATGGGCAAATCAGTTCATGGGTTTATCGTGAGGAGGTTCGAGTTTGACCAGATTTTGGGCACTGCAGTGATTGACATGTACTCCAAGTGTGGCTCCCTCATGAGCGCTCACTCTGTGTTCGATACGGTTTGCTCAAGAGACATAATATCATGGAATGCAATGATCTCTAGCTACGGTGCACACGGCCATGGGAATGAGGCACTTTCAGTTTTCCTAGCATTATtgaatcaaaccaagttaaagcCTGATCACGCGACTTTTGCCTCTCTCTTGTCTGCTTTTAGTCATTCTGGTCTTGTGGAAGAAGGGCGGCACTGGTTCAATCTCATGACACAGGAGCACAACATCGAGCCAAATGAGAAGCACTATGTTTGCATAGTAGATCTTCTAGCTCGTGCTGGTCGTGTTGAAGAAGCTTATGAGCTCATCCAATCGATGTCTGATGGACCGGGAATCGCCGTCTGGGTGGCACTTCTTTCTGGTTGTCATAATCACAAAAAGTTGGAGTTGGGCCAACATGTAGCACAGAAGGTTATCGAGTTAAATCCTGATGACTTGGGCATATATTCTTTGGTCTCAAACACTTTTGCCGCTGCAAAGAATTGGGAAAAGGTAGCAGAGGTAAGAAAAGCAATGAAAACTATGGGCAGAAGAAAAGTACCTGGATACAGTTTAGTGGAGATCATGGGAAAACTTCATGCTTTCCTAATGGAGGATAGAAGCCATCCACAACATGAAAAGATCATTGATTTGTTGAAGAGGTTGGACTTTGAGATGAAGAAAATGGGTTACATACCGAAGACTGAGTTTGTATTCCATGACTTGGATGAGGAAGTGAAAGAGAAAATGCTAGGCAACCACAGTGAGAGATTGGCTATTGCTTTTGGGTTGCTGAATAGCAGTCCTGGCACAAGAATTGTCATCATAAAGAATTTAAGAATATGTGGAGATTGCCATGAAGCGATAAAGTACATTGCGAAAATAGCAAACCGGGAGATTGTTGTGAGGGATGTGAAAAGGTTCCATCATTTTGAAAATGGACTATGCTCCTGCAAAGATCACTGGTGATTAAATTCTGCGGCACTCGACAACTGACAATAACTGCAAACCAGCCTGATACTGTCTCCAAGGTTGGAAATTTTATCCTAACTTAAATCTCTTATTTATCTGATCATGATCATTTAGGTTCTTCTAGGCTTTGGAAATTACAAATACACTAACTACACCTTGTACAATACTGAGACATGTTTCCCTGACATAAAGTAAAATGCATTCTTTCTTATTGATATAGATGACCTGCTTATTCACAACTAAAAACTCTTGTCAAGAACATTTATAGTAGGCCTGATCTTATTTTAGCAATTTCCTCCTGGCTGCACTCTACAGATTCAGGACATTCACTTAATCAATGCATATGGAAGGTGAAAAGAAGAGGTAAAAGTGCAGTGTGAAAGTAAGAAAGGGATGAATGGCAGTGAATGAAGTGGACAATGCAATTGCTAAACTTCTGACCACTGATGTTTCATGCAGAGGAGAGGATGCTTCTGAGAATGAGGAAATGGAAGGCCATATCGAAAGGTTCGGCTGATAGCCAGGGATGCCAAATTTCTCCTCGACAGTTGGAAGGTAAGTTCAATACAAGCAGTGATGATGGCTCTCATAGAGACAATGCTGAAGACGAATAAATTCCTGATAGCAGTGATGGCCAAGTTAATTCTGAAATATTCTGAATCCCTGATAGTACCGATGGGGAACAAATTCCTGATAGCTTGCAACTGGCTTAGTTTACTTGGATGGAGAAATACAGGGGTAAGGGTGAGGAAGAGGGCAACAAAGTTAAATTAATGGTTTCATATGCTGCTAAGCACACTTACATACGAAGAACATGACAATTATGCATATTAATTTCAGAGGGAGTTCTAACCCAAaccattaatttatatatatatatatatatatatatatatatatatatatatatatatatatatatatatatataaaagaatgtgaatgAAAAGAAGAGGTGAATTAAAAAGGACTCTATGTTGTATGAGaactttatatataaataaaagaatgtgAATGAAAAGAAGAGGTGAATTAAAAAGGACTGTATGTTGTATGAGAACTTTACTTCCACAGTGGAAGTTCAATGGTATTATGATTAAAGTAGTGTAATTGTGAATAGATATATGAGAGACGCGTGAGCATGTATGAGGTGCAAATACATGCAAGGCTTAGATCATTGAATCTAAGGTGACTCGCATGCGAGCACGATTTGCACATGATGGATGTGGATATTTTGCGTGAATAATTATTTTGCATATTGTCGATGTGTAAACGGATACCGACGTTTCGATCCGTCTTCCCATTATGTTCTAGGAAATAAACGTTCATCGTAATCTCAAAGCAACTATTGGGGGGATGAATATGCTACTCGGCCGACTTGGTAGTCTGGCGACACAAGGACTCGACAACCTACTCGGACAATCGGAAGCCTGGCCAAATTAGCCCTGCAGCTTAAAATCATTAGCTCAGGTCATCTAACAAATAAGATTGATTTTGATTCTGTAATTTCAAATTCAGCATATTTGTATCTCCAGCTACATTATCCAACATTTGAGTTATTTCCAGAGCGACCTACTTCGATCAGATATATGCCGACTGGTGTGTCTGCTCAGGCGCTTTCACGTGTGGACGTTTGAGCGTTTGGTGGCGCAGCGAGTTGAAGTCCTCGGAGCGTTTGCAAATGTACCGTCGCTACCTACTGCAAGGCCGATTATGTTGTCATGGGACAGCTGATGAATCATTGGTGAGACAGGATTGGCCACCCAGCGCGAAGAGGACAATACGACGTTACCATCCCAACAACCACAACTTGTTCGACTTAATTCCTCAATCAATGCTTGAAATTCTAGACATTCTTTTGGCACCAAGCCACAGCCTTTTTTGCATTTTGTTTTAACCAGAATGTACTCCTCAGCTCGCGCTGTAAAATAGCGTCAAGTTTTGTGATATTCGAATTTGTTTAGAGTCGAGCTAAGTTTGAAATGATCTAAATTATTGAAATAGTTATCCAAGTTTGACTTCATTTCTTttttataagttaaatttggttcgaacttgatttatttatatatta encodes the following:
- the LOC122041688 gene encoding putative pentatricopeptide repeat-containing protein At3g25060, mitochondrial, encoding MLLWSNLVHLLSTCRDTQTLLRIHARMAVEGCLSRPHSAAHLIAAYARLGDATTAESVLLAAASLPNISTWNALIVAHSRSDSPRQVLRLYRLLVSASHPRPDSSTLTVALKACAQLMDLRTGQEIVAHSSHLGYIHDVFVCSSVLNLYMKCGKMNHAAKLFDVMPKKDLVSWTTMITGFANAGNPVVAIGFYRRMLEEGLEGDGIVMVSLLQACAAFGDMAIGKSVHGHILRHHLQMNVVIGTSLVDMYAKNGFLKLAQFVFDRISCRNVVSWSALISGYAQNGLASEALQMLIKMQEFGLCPDSVALVSAILACSHIGFLKMGKSVHGFIVRRFEFDQILGTAVIDMYSKCGSLMSAHSVFDTVCSRDIISWNAMISSYGAHGHGNEALSVFLALLNQTKLKPDHATFASLLSAFSHSGLVEEGRHWFNLMTQEHNIEPNEKHYVCIVDLLARAGRVEEAYELIQSMSDGPGIAVWVALLSGCHNHKKLELGQHVAQKVIELNPDDLGIYSLVSNTFAAAKNWEKVAEVRKAMKTMGRRKVPGYSLVEIMGKLHAFLMEDRSHPQHEKIIDLLKRLDFEMKKMGYIPKTEFVFHDLDEEVKEKMLGNHSERLAIAFGLLNSSPGTRIVIIKNLRICGDCHEAIKYIAKIANREIVVRDVKRFHHFENGLCSCKDHW